One Oncorhynchus kisutch isolate 150728-3 linkage group LG13, Okis_V2, whole genome shotgun sequence DNA window includes the following coding sequences:
- the tpm4a gene encoding tropomyosin 4a isoform X4, translating into MAGLNSLEAVKRKIQCLQQQADDAEDRTQVLQRELDGERELREKAEGDVAGLNRRIQLVEEELDRAQERLSTALQKLEEAEKAADESERGMKVIENRASKDEEKMEIQEMQLKEAKHIAEEADRKYEEVARKLVILEGELERAEERAEVSELKCSDLEEELKNVTNNLKSLEASSEKYSEKEDKYEEEIKVLSDKLKEAETRAEFAERTVAKLEKSIDDLEEKLAGAKEENLGMHQVLDQTLQELNSL; encoded by the exons ATGGCAGGTTTGAATTCTTTGGAAGCTGTGAAGAGAAAGATCCAGTGTTTGCAACAGCAAGCCGACGACGCAGAAGACCGGACCCAGGTTTTACAGCGAGAACTGGATGGGGAACGAGAACTTCGGGAGAAA gCGGAGGGTGATGTGGCGGGTCTGAACCGCAGGATCCAGCTAGTGGAGGAGGAGTTGGACCGGGCCCAGGAGAGGCTGTCTACCGCGCTGCagaaactggaggaggcagagaaggCCGCAGATGAGAGCGAGAG AGGAATGAAGGTGATAGAGAACAGAGCCTCTAAGGACGAGGAGAAGATGGAGATCCAGGAGATGCAGCTGAAGGAGGCCAAGCACATTGCTGAGGAGGCCGACCGCAAATACGAGGAG GTGGCCCGTAAGCTGGTGATCTTggagggagagctggagagagctgaggagagggcAGAGGTCTCAGAACT TAAATGCAGTGACCTGGAGGAGGAGTTGAAAAATGTGACCAACAACCTCAAGTCCCTAGAAGCCTCGTCTGAGAAG TACTCAGAAAAAGAGGACAAGTATGAGGAGGAGATCAAGGTTCTTAGCGACAAGCTGAAGGAG GCTGAGACTCGTGCAGAGTTTGCAGAGAGGACTGTGGCCAAACTGGAAAAGTCCATCGACGACCTGGAAG AAAAATTAGCAGGTGCTAAAGAAGAGAACTTGGGGATGCATCAAGTCCTGGACCAAACACTGCAAGAGCTCAACAGCTTATAA
- the tpm4a gene encoding tropomyosin 4a isoform X2 codes for MEAIKKKMQMLKLDKENAIDRAEQAETDKKAAEDKCKQLEDELLSLQKNLKGTEDELDKYSEALKDAQEKLEQSEKTAADAEGDVAGLNRRIQLVEEELDRAQERLSTALQKLEEAEKAADESERGMKVIENRASKDEEKMEIQEMQLKEAKHIAEEADRKYEEVARKLVILEGELERAEERAEVSELKCSDLEEELKNVTNNLKSLEASSEKYSEKEDKYEEEIKVLSDKLKEAETRAEFAERTVAKLEKSIDDLEEKLAGAKEENLGMHQVLDQTLQELNSL; via the exons ATGGAGGCCATCAAGAAGAAGATGCAGATGCTGAAGCTGGACAAGGAGAACGCCATCGACCGCGCAGAGCAGGCCGAGACCGATAAGAAGGCAGCGGAGGACAAGTGCAAACAG CTGGAAGACGAGCTGCTGAGCCTGCAGAAGAATTTGAAGGGGACTGAAGATGAGTTGGACAAATACTCTGAGGCCCTCAAAGATGCCCAGGAGAAACTGGAACAGTCTGAGAAGACCGCCGCAGAC gCGGAGGGTGATGTGGCGGGTCTGAACCGCAGGATCCAGCTAGTGGAGGAGGAGTTGGACCGGGCCCAGGAGAGGCTGTCTACCGCGCTGCagaaactggaggaggcagagaaggCCGCAGATGAGAGCGAGAG AGGAATGAAGGTGATAGAGAACAGAGCCTCTAAGGACGAGGAGAAGATGGAGATCCAGGAGATGCAGCTGAAGGAGGCCAAGCACATTGCTGAGGAGGCCGACCGCAAATACGAGGAG GTGGCCCGTAAGCTGGTGATCTTggagggagagctggagagagctgaggagagggcAGAGGTCTCAGAACT TAAATGCAGTGACCTGGAGGAGGAGTTGAAAAATGTGACCAACAACCTCAAGTCCCTAGAAGCCTCGTCTGAGAAG TACTCAGAAAAAGAGGACAAGTATGAGGAGGAGATCAAGGTTCTTAGCGACAAGCTGAAGGAG GCTGAGACTCGTGCAGAGTTTGCAGAGAGGACTGTGGCCAAACTGGAAAAGTCCATCGACGACCTGGAAG AAAAATTAGCAGGTGCTAAAGAAGAGAACTTGGGGATGCATCAAGTCCTGGACCAAACACTGCAAGAGCTCAACAGCTTATAA
- the tpm4a gene encoding tropomyosin 4a isoform X3 — MAGLNSLEAVKRKIQCLQQQADDAEDRTQVLQRELDGERELREKAEGDVAGLNRRIQLVEEELDRAQERLSTALQKLEEAEKAADESERGMKVIENRASKDEEKMEIQEMQLKEAKHIAEEADRKYEEVARKLVILEGELERAEERAEVSELKCSDLEEELKNVTNNLKSLEASSEKYSEKEDKYEEEIKVLSDKLKEAETRAEFAERTVAKLEKSIDDLEDELYAQKLKYKAISEELDHALNDMTSL, encoded by the exons ATGGCAGGTTTGAATTCTTTGGAAGCTGTGAAGAGAAAGATCCAGTGTTTGCAACAGCAAGCCGACGACGCAGAAGACCGGACCCAGGTTTTACAGCGAGAACTGGATGGGGAACGAGAACTTCGGGAGAAA gCGGAGGGTGATGTGGCGGGTCTGAACCGCAGGATCCAGCTAGTGGAGGAGGAGTTGGACCGGGCCCAGGAGAGGCTGTCTACCGCGCTGCagaaactggaggaggcagagaaggCCGCAGATGAGAGCGAGAG AGGAATGAAGGTGATAGAGAACAGAGCCTCTAAGGACGAGGAGAAGATGGAGATCCAGGAGATGCAGCTGAAGGAGGCCAAGCACATTGCTGAGGAGGCCGACCGCAAATACGAGGAG GTGGCCCGTAAGCTGGTGATCTTggagggagagctggagagagctgaggagagggcAGAGGTCTCAGAACT TAAATGCAGTGACCTGGAGGAGGAGTTGAAAAATGTGACCAACAACCTCAAGTCCCTAGAAGCCTCGTCTGAGAAG TACTCAGAAAAAGAGGACAAGTATGAGGAGGAGATCAAGGTTCTTAGCGACAAGCTGAAGGAG GCTGAGACTCGTGCAGAGTTTGCAGAGAGGACTGTGGCCAAACTGGAAAAGTCCATCGACGACCTGGAAG ATGAACTGTACGCTCAGAAGCTGAAGTACAAGGCAATCAGCGAGGAGCTGGACCATGCCCTCAATGACATGACCTCCTTGTAg
- the tpm4a gene encoding tropomyosin 4a isoform X1, with the protein MEAIKKKMQMLKLDKENAIDRAEQAETDKKAAEDKCKQLEDELLSLQKNLKGTEDELDKYSEALKDAQEKLEQSEKTAADAEGDVAGLNRRIQLVEEELDRAQERLSTALQKLEEAEKAADESERGMKVIENRASKDEEKMEIQEMQLKEAKHIAEEADRKYEEVARKLVILEGELERAEERAEVSELKCSDLEEELKNVTNNLKSLEASSEKYSEKEDKYEEEIKVLSDKLKEAETRAEFAERTVAKLEKSIDDLEDELYAQKLKYKAISEELDHALNDMTSL; encoded by the exons ATGGAGGCCATCAAGAAGAAGATGCAGATGCTGAAGCTGGACAAGGAGAACGCCATCGACCGCGCAGAGCAGGCCGAGACCGATAAGAAGGCAGCGGAGGACAAGTGCAAACAG CTGGAAGACGAGCTGCTGAGCCTGCAGAAGAATTTGAAGGGGACTGAAGATGAGTTGGACAAATACTCTGAGGCCCTCAAAGATGCCCAGGAGAAACTGGAACAGTCTGAGAAGACCGCCGCAGAC gCGGAGGGTGATGTGGCGGGTCTGAACCGCAGGATCCAGCTAGTGGAGGAGGAGTTGGACCGGGCCCAGGAGAGGCTGTCTACCGCGCTGCagaaactggaggaggcagagaaggCCGCAGATGAGAGCGAGAG AGGAATGAAGGTGATAGAGAACAGAGCCTCTAAGGACGAGGAGAAGATGGAGATCCAGGAGATGCAGCTGAAGGAGGCCAAGCACATTGCTGAGGAGGCCGACCGCAAATACGAGGAG GTGGCCCGTAAGCTGGTGATCTTggagggagagctggagagagctgaggagagggcAGAGGTCTCAGAACT TAAATGCAGTGACCTGGAGGAGGAGTTGAAAAATGTGACCAACAACCTCAAGTCCCTAGAAGCCTCGTCTGAGAAG TACTCAGAAAAAGAGGACAAGTATGAGGAGGAGATCAAGGTTCTTAGCGACAAGCTGAAGGAG GCTGAGACTCGTGCAGAGTTTGCAGAGAGGACTGTGGCCAAACTGGAAAAGTCCATCGACGACCTGGAAG ATGAACTGTACGCTCAGAAGCTGAAGTACAAGGCAATCAGCGAGGAGCTGGACCATGCCCTCAATGACATGACCTCCTTGTAg